A single region of the Vicia villosa cultivar HV-30 ecotype Madison, WI linkage group LG4, Vvil1.0, whole genome shotgun sequence genome encodes:
- the LOC131598420 gene encoding uncharacterized protein LOC131598420 codes for MSRKFSPIKDVNDSKETWRLAVRVVDIWSVINSKGKEHLEMVIMDVSGDRIQVLIRSDHTPKWKARIRENMSCIINNGTVYDNDFQWKLCDHDKKFVFIGGTTVKEVDIQNLPPKRFFFKDFTDILGGNCEMNRFEDIIGVVQEINNFQYNNSGKKSFVSLSFKDLKGVIVNCTLWESYETKFLDFYHDEKNSGAIVIILTHAMIKESQVSNGWSGSKLLINEDIPEITEYLSKLPANEQTEKPSQSSKGMSLWSGASQFTPVESFVHKAKCISLSDLCKVKQDMLCVTVGTTQRFFISKHGWFYYGCTKCSLKASDVNNPYKCSCGQNVEHAIPRYRVDIYVVDGESKFHFVFWDIDCADIIGKSADSIYKAMLEEGDDDPMIYPDELDMLLGKKMAFRAKVQPTFGQASVWKLSYDEEFVKEIEKDYITDEGDSKSLNQNPVVDRVDESIESLSAYGENDPDKVVTNTPSKGSPVNLDAVDSEFQAYGTTQLSGTKPAKKVKIESDA; via the exons ATGAGCCGAAAATTTTCCCCCATTAAGGATGTCAACGATTCAAAAGAAACATGGAGATTGGCCGTTCGAGTTGTTGATATTTGGAGTGTTATCAACAGCAAGGGTAAGGAGCATCTGGAGATGGTTATAATGGACGTATCG GGTGATAGGATACAAGTTTTGATTCGTTCTGACCACACACCAAAATGGAAAGCACGAATACGCGAAAACATGTCTTGCATAATCAACAATGGAACTGTTTATGATAACGATTTTCAGTGGAAGCTCTGTGATCATGACAAGAAGTTTGTGTTTATTGGTGGTACAACTGTGAAGGAAGTTGATATTCAGAACCTTCCTCCcaaaagattttttttcaaaGACTTTACTGATATTCTCGGAGGCAATTGTGAGATGAACCGATTTGAAG ATATCATTGGTGTGGTTCAGGAAATCAACAATTTTCAATATAACAATTCTGGAAAAAAGTCATTTGTTTCATTGAGTTttaaagacttgaa AGGTGTCATAGTTAACTGCACATTATGGGAGAGCTACGAAACAAAATTTTTGGACTTCTACCACGATGAAAAAAACAGTGGTGCTATTGTAATAATACTAACTCATGCAATGATAAAGGAATCACAAG TCTCAAATGGATGGAGTGGATCTAAATTGCTTATTAATGAAGACATTCCAGAGATAACTGAGTATTTATCAAA GTTACCTGCAAATGAGCAGACTGAAAAGCCTTCGCAGTCCTCAAAGGGAATGTCTCTTTGGTCTGGTGCCTCTCAATTCACCCCAGTTGAAAGTTTCGTTCATAAGGCCAAGTGTATATctctgagtgacctttgcaaggTGAAACAG GACATGTTATGCGTTACTGTTGGAACAACTCAAAGGTTTTTTATCTCAAAACACGGTTGGTTTTATTATGGATGTACTAAATGTTCTTTAAAGGCATCTGATGTGAACAATCCATACAAATGTTCATGTGGACAGAATGTAGAACATGCCATACCAAG GTATCGAGTTGACATATATGTAGTTgatggtgaatcaaaatttcacTTTGTGTTTTGGGACATTGACTGTGCCGACATTATTGGAAAGTCTGCTGATAGTATTTATAAAGCAATGCTTGAG GAAGGTGACGACGACCCAATGATATATCCAGATGAACTTGACATGCTTCTTGGTAAAAAAATGGCGTTTAGGGCTAAAGTTCAGCCAACATTTGGCCAAGCATCTGTTTGGAAGCTTTCTTATGATGAAGAATTTGTAAAGGAAATTGAGAAAGATTATATTACTGACGAA GGGGATAGCAAATCTTTAAACCAAAACCCAGTCGTTGATCGTGTCGATGAATCCATT GAGTCGTTGTCTGCATACGGAGAAAATGATCCTGATAAAGTTGTGACCAATACTCCATCTAAAGGAAGTCCCGTTAATCTTGATGCTGTAGATTCTGAATTTCAAGCGTATGGTACTACTCAACTTTCAGGAACAAAGCCTGCAAAGAAAGTTAAGATTGAATCTGATGCCTGA